The Paenibacillus sp. FSL W8-0426 region AGGCCGAACAAGAGTTGCCCGATTTTAGATTTCTGGTTGAAGACTAATCGTTTGAAAAGCAAAGCAGGGCAACGCAATATTTTCGGTTCCAAACCAATATGGCTCGATGGAGCATGAAGCGAATGGACAGACCTTTGGAGGACAAGGGTCTGTTTTTTTGTTTGCCTTAGTTCGTATTGGCTGCGGCAGGGATCGTTAAATTTTTTTTCACGAAGGGGTTGAACTTTCATGAATTACCATTAAAATAAAATTAACATTAAAATTATTTTCACGTTGAAGGGTGGATGTATGATGAGTGAGAGCACGGTGGTGCAAAAACAAGGTATTTTCGAGTTGCTGCGAAATCGCTCATATGCGCAATTCATGCTGGCAAGGACCATTTCCAGGTTTGGCGATTCGGTAGACTCCATCGCATACGGCTGGATGGTATATCTGCTCACAGGCTCCAAACTGTTGATGGGCACGCTGATGGCCGTGAACTTTTTGCCCAACATTCTGTTTGGTCTGTTTGCCGGGGCGATGGTAGATCGGATGTCTCCCCAAAAAGTCATCATGCTGGCGTACGCCGGCAGGGGAACGCTGGTAGGTTTGACGGCACTGTTGTTTAGTCTCGGTGAACTGCAAGTATGGCATCTGTTTGTCATGACCGTGCTCGTTTCGCTGCTTGAATGTTTTGCCACTCCTGCCGAGACGTCCAGCGTTCCCCGATTGCTGCCTCCCGGTCTGCTGTTGTCCGGAAACGCATTGTCCTCATCCATTGCGCGCATGTCAGAGCTTGCCGGCATCGCCGCGGCCGGTGCCCTGATCGCCGGAGCCGGCATCGCGTGGACCCTATGGATTGATGCGGCCTTGTTCGGGGCCAGCGCTTTCTTCATGGCCAAGGTGGTATTTCCGGGTATTCGGCCCGATGTGGTTCTTGAAGACACGAGTGAACCAGGCGAAGCCGCCGCTCCCCACGGCAGTCTTTTCTCCGAAATTATTGAAGCATTTCGCTTTTTGCGCACGATTCCCGTCCTTTTAATGACCTCCTTCCTGTTTGCTTTCGTCAATTTTTGCTTAATGCCCTTTAATGTGCTGCGCACGCCTTATGTGACTGAAATATTGAATGCCGGGGCCGGCGGATTAAGCCTGCTGAGCGGAATGATGGTTGCAGGCATGGTACTGGGCGGGTTGTGGCTGACGAACTGGGGTTCCAATTACCGCAAAAGCCTGCTGGTCATCCTCGGCATTGTAATGCTTGGGCTCAGTTATGCAATGACCGCGCTGCCTGCCTATATCGGGCAGTATCCGCTGGCTGTGGCGGCCGTTTTCGCTTTGCTGATGGGCTTCGGCATTCCGCTGGCCACCACGCCGCTGGCTTCTTACATGATGGAGGTGACGCCTTCCGGCATGCTTGGC contains the following coding sequences:
- a CDS encoding MFS transporter, with product MSESTVVQKQGIFELLRNRSYAQFMLARTISRFGDSVDSIAYGWMVYLLTGSKLLMGTLMAVNFLPNILFGLFAGAMVDRMSPQKVIMLAYAGRGTLVGLTALLFSLGELQVWHLFVMTVLVSLLECFATPAETSSVPRLLPPGLLLSGNALSSSIARMSELAGIAAAGALIAGAGIAWTLWIDAALFGASAFFMAKVVFPGIRPDVVLEDTSEPGEAAAPHGSLFSEIIEAFRFLRTIPVLLMTSFLFAFVNFCLMPFNVLRTPYVTEILNAGAGGLSLLSGMMVAGMVLGGLWLTNWGSNYRKSLLVILGIVMLGLSYAMTALPAYIGQYPLAVAAVFALLMGFGIPLATTPLASYMMEVTPSGMLGRVSAFQSMLCLSAVPLGSLLSGAIAEWVPMPILFIGFGVAMALSAAGLIMSPTFRRVLK